Proteins encoded within one genomic window of Rubripirellula tenax:
- a CDS encoding uracil-DNA glycosylase, whose product MTQTPPITAQGESPEPLDAFEIRDQATALAAHLQRAGVTFLPRADAAAVELWSARFESATATEESDEAVQEAPALESPAPTPPVANEESPKRAAVATPRRVDSVAAFSSTDGPYPGPALPAAERQTQLETWSAEVASCTKCDVLSSCRTKTVFGEGNVAPRFVFFGEAPGADEDREGRPFVGKAGQLLTKMIQACKFDRSDAYILNTVKCRPPGNRNPEPEEIANCRPFYEQQLSILRPEYIVCLGAISAQELMKTKLSVGRLRGKLHQYFDSKVLVTYHPAYLLRNPAAKKAAWDDLQLMMRDAGLL is encoded by the coding sequence ATGACGCAAACGCCCCCCATCACCGCCCAAGGCGAATCGCCCGAACCACTCGACGCGTTCGAGATTCGCGACCAGGCGACCGCGCTGGCGGCTCATTTGCAGCGTGCCGGCGTTACGTTCCTGCCTCGGGCGGATGCCGCGGCCGTTGAACTTTGGTCAGCCAGATTCGAATCGGCGACCGCCACCGAGGAATCTGATGAAGCGGTTCAAGAGGCCCCCGCACTTGAATCACCGGCCCCGACCCCGCCTGTCGCAAACGAAGAATCGCCAAAGCGGGCTGCCGTTGCGACACCCCGCCGAGTCGATTCGGTCGCCGCTTTTTCGTCGACCGACGGCCCCTACCCGGGACCGGCGCTGCCAGCGGCCGAACGTCAGACTCAGTTGGAAACATGGTCCGCCGAAGTTGCGTCCTGCACCAAATGCGACGTCCTTTCGAGCTGTCGGACGAAAACCGTGTTCGGCGAAGGCAACGTCGCGCCGCGATTCGTGTTCTTTGGGGAAGCCCCCGGGGCCGACGAAGATCGCGAGGGCCGGCCCTTCGTCGGCAAGGCGGGCCAACTGTTGACCAAGATGATCCAGGCCTGCAAGTTCGACCGCAGTGACGCCTACATTCTGAACACCGTCAAATGCCGGCCGCCGGGAAACAGAAACCCCGAACCCGAAGAAATCGCCAACTGTCGACCGTTCTACGAACAACAACTTTCCATCCTTCGCCCCGAATACATCGTGTGCCTGGGCGCGATCAGCGCCCAAGAATTGATGAAGACCAAATTGTCCGTCGGTCGCTTGCGAGGAAAGTTGCATCAGTATTTTGATAGCAAAGTGTTGGTCACGTATCACCCGGCATATTTATTGAGAAATCCGGCTGCGAAAAAGGCGGCGTGGGATGATTTGCAATTGATGATGCGCGACGCCGGATTGCTTTGA
- a CDS encoding Mur ligase family protein: MRHGIKSARTSATQVSVDGSNEFGSPLSLRQILPSARLTTSDDIVVTSIAPSAEQAVRGDMIVYRIGKDDPAKLVAQAMARGAGVILTEQLLPCPVPQCIVGDIELAMAAITANQLDRPDRKLLTIGVIGSAGKTTTSLLLSTLLKSSGVRVGFQTDLGTHDGIVQSTAPESLASSASLIQWLGEAVDAGANAVVVELSDDEARYGHYDSIEFDVLVVCGSAIGGNDFGPSGLQCALERLTDDGVVVSPADDPRAMQIIEEHDIKHVTYGVRKAADLTAKIIDHADGMTTLLVTHHDTTAVMETSLCGGAMAANHAAAVLVGLLLDQPLHEAVEKVSSLRSVPGRGQRLSRFGQASVVLDLGGTVDRVAASLRTFRSMKGAGRLWCVLAIDGGEQPEILARYGHLIERFADNCVVTSDPATRQSFLPASHAVLDGVEQCVAMRLVADRDRAIQWAMSEAGINDTILVITGQRHQTPLAARTELGELEKLVETAWTKSEDNDPKPKLKIFG; the protein is encoded by the coding sequence ATGCGTCACGGGATCAAATCAGCTCGTACAAGTGCAACCCAAGTTTCGGTTGACGGTTCGAACGAATTCGGCTCACCCCTTTCGCTTCGTCAAATCTTGCCGTCGGCGCGACTGACCACTTCGGACGACATCGTCGTCACCTCCATCGCACCATCGGCGGAACAAGCCGTACGCGGTGACATGATCGTTTACCGGATCGGCAAAGACGATCCGGCGAAATTGGTCGCCCAAGCGATGGCTCGCGGTGCTGGGGTCATCCTGACCGAGCAATTGTTGCCGTGTCCGGTTCCCCAGTGCATTGTCGGCGACATCGAATTGGCGATGGCTGCGATCACTGCCAATCAATTAGATCGCCCGGACCGAAAACTTTTGACCATCGGCGTGATCGGCTCTGCCGGCAAGACGACGACGTCGTTGTTGTTATCGACGCTACTCAAGTCCAGCGGCGTACGCGTCGGATTCCAAACGGACTTGGGGACTCACGACGGCATTGTGCAATCGACTGCACCGGAGTCGCTAGCCAGCAGCGCGTCGTTGATCCAATGGCTCGGCGAAGCCGTCGACGCGGGTGCGAACGCAGTCGTCGTCGAACTATCCGATGACGAAGCCCGCTACGGACACTACGATTCGATCGAGTTTGATGTTTTGGTCGTTTGCGGTTCCGCGATCGGCGGCAATGACTTTGGCCCGTCCGGATTGCAATGTGCGCTGGAACGATTGACCGATGACGGTGTCGTCGTCTCGCCGGCCGACGATCCTCGTGCGATGCAGATCATCGAAGAACACGATATCAAACACGTCACCTATGGCGTTCGCAAAGCAGCGGACTTGACCGCCAAGATCATCGATCATGCCGATGGGATGACGACACTGTTGGTGACTCACCACGACACCACCGCCGTGATGGAAACATCCCTATGCGGCGGCGCGATGGCAGCCAATCATGCGGCGGCCGTGTTGGTGGGACTGTTGCTTGACCAGCCGTTGCACGAAGCGGTCGAAAAGGTCAGCTCGCTGCGAAGTGTTCCCGGTCGTGGTCAACGACTTTCACGATTCGGACAGGCATCGGTGGTACTGGACCTTGGCGGAACGGTCGATCGAGTCGCCGCGTCGTTGCGAACATTTCGATCGATGAAAGGAGCCGGTCGCCTGTGGTGTGTCCTGGCCATCGACGGCGGCGAACAACCTGAAATCCTGGCTCGTTACGGGCATCTGATCGAGCGGTTCGCCGACAACTGCGTCGTGACGTCCGATCCGGCAACGCGTCAATCGTTTTTACCCGCTTCCCATGCGGTGCTGGACGGCGTCGAGCAATGCGTTGCGATGCGATTGGTCGCCGACCGCGATCGCGCGATCCAGTGGGCGATGTCGGAAGCTGGCATCAACGACACGATCCTGGTGATCACCGGCCAACGTCACCAGACACCGCTGGCGGCAAGGACTGAACTGGGCGAATTAGAAAAACTTGTCGAAACCGCTTGGACAAAATCAGAAGACAACGACCCCAAGCCGAAGCTCAAGATTTTTGGCTAA
- a CDS encoding response regulator, whose product MLIPNLLVTDDDAAFRHVVCEGLVRRGFQVTEATDGEEALEVLGAGEVHVCLIDFHMPRLSGLEVIRQLRSSGSRLPCVLMSADLSDDIRREAEAMLAYEILDKPVRLKQLSDVVCGALAEVYGWRPS is encoded by the coding sequence ATGCTGATCCCGAACCTATTGGTGACCGACGATGACGCGGCGTTTCGCCACGTCGTTTGTGAAGGCTTGGTGCGGCGCGGGTTCCAGGTGACCGAAGCAACCGATGGCGAAGAGGCCCTGGAAGTTCTTGGTGCCGGGGAAGTCCACGTCTGCCTGATCGACTTCCATATGCCTCGGCTGTCGGGCTTGGAAGTGATTCGCCAGCTTCGGTCTAGCGGCAGCAGGCTGCCATGCGTGCTGATGAGCGCCGATCTGAGCGACGACATCCGGCGCGAGGCCGAGGCAATGTTGGCCTACGAGATACTCGATAAGCCGGTCCGGTTAAAACAACTCAGCGACGTCGTGTGCGGAGCGCTCGCCGAAGTGTACGGCTGGCGCCCCTCTTAG
- a CDS encoding AAA family ATPase has product MNQPATRPKTDKSGQIDSPAAVSELAKRIIGNVELAIVGKRKQLVLSLVTWLSGGHILLEDVPGVAKTMLARALARSVGCHFKRVQCTPDLLPTDVTGTSIFNQKTAEFEFRPGPVFTQILLADEINRATPRTQASLLEAMAETRVTVDGTTHTLKPPFIVIATQNPVDHEGTFPLPEAQLDRFMMRFSLGYPSMEEELRMLELLQHTHPVDRLKPVATADEIVAASIEVRKVHVDPRVRQYLLQIVNETRNHDDLALGGSPRATIALFRCAQAMAAIRGRNFAMPDDVKKIIAPVMNHRLIMRPESRLRKLTTEKILDDIVNEIAVPTIEG; this is encoded by the coding sequence ATGAATCAACCGGCAACGCGTCCCAAAACCGATAAATCCGGTCAAATCGATTCTCCGGCAGCCGTCAGCGAGCTGGCAAAAAGAATTATTGGCAATGTCGAACTGGCAATCGTCGGCAAACGGAAGCAATTGGTATTGTCGCTGGTGACATGGTTGTCGGGCGGCCACATCTTGCTGGAGGACGTCCCCGGCGTGGCGAAAACCATGCTCGCACGCGCCTTGGCGCGCAGCGTGGGATGCCACTTCAAGCGGGTTCAATGCACCCCAGACCTGCTGCCCACCGACGTCACGGGCACTTCGATTTTCAACCAAAAGACGGCCGAGTTCGAATTTCGTCCGGGCCCCGTCTTCACGCAAATTTTGTTGGCCGACGAAATCAATCGCGCCACGCCACGAACGCAAGCCTCGTTATTGGAAGCAATGGCCGAAACCCGGGTCACCGTCGACGGCACAACGCACACGCTCAAACCGCCGTTCATTGTCATCGCGACCCAGAATCCGGTCGACCATGAGGGCACTTTCCCATTGCCCGAAGCCCAGCTTGACCGCTTCATGATGCGGTTCAGCCTGGGGTATCCGTCGATGGAAGAAGAACTGCGGATGCTGGAGTTGCTGCAGCACACGCACCCGGTGGACCGATTGAAACCCGTCGCCACGGCCGACGAGATCGTGGCTGCGTCGATCGAAGTTCGCAAGGTTCACGTCGACCCACGAGTTCGCCAATACTTACTGCAGATCGTCAACGAGACTCGAAACCATGACGACTTGGCGCTCGGTGGCAGCCCGCGTGCGACCATCGCCTTGTTTCGATGTGCTCAAGCGATGGCGGCGATTCGTGGTCGCAATTTTGCCATGCCCGACGACGTCAAAAAGATCATCGCACCCGTGATGAATCACCGATTGATCATGCGTCCCGAGAGCCGCTTGCGCAAATTGACGACCGAGAAAATCTTGGACGACATCGTCAACGAGATCGCCGTGCCGACCATCGAAGGGTGA
- a CDS encoding DUF58 domain-containing protein has protein sequence MPDDVLEQVDQQLLDRVEQRVASESAASPKFTVMAGIATVLLFGMLFGASLWVLVAVAAGLMLAANYFLAKVWATATIATRGGADNDEVKIGSQVAVELSLHNRSRIPVLWVLVEDLLPRWTTTTEHPTLAVEGDRVGVMLLWPDETRTMNYEVKCHRRGYFQIGPTVLETGDMMGLYRRYRVGTEPQFVTVLPEVVPLTSYEIGSRRPIGEIRMRANVMDDPTRLRGIRQWQIGDPMRSVHWAATARTGVLHSKIYEPSSIVGATLLLDLHESTNPSKQEPYRVDLAVTAAASIAAALHDSGEPFGLATNGRDASDRVREEGWTGDHRVRGAAAEAASMREESDRLRPVLIAPGRGPVQFKEVHRTLARLERTSGLTFAEFLIECESRISSETTMLVIVQDTPPETIASLVSLSRRGRAVAVIINTHDINDYSASAGPLIASRIPTFHLASKEAIAEVCRQTLVR, from the coding sequence ATGCCCGATGATGTGCTCGAACAAGTCGACCAGCAACTGCTCGACCGCGTCGAACAACGCGTTGCATCAGAATCCGCGGCGTCGCCGAAGTTCACGGTCATGGCTGGCATCGCGACGGTTCTGTTGTTCGGAATGCTGTTCGGCGCATCGCTTTGGGTCTTGGTGGCCGTTGCGGCGGGGCTGATGCTTGCGGCCAACTATTTTCTGGCCAAAGTTTGGGCGACCGCAACCATCGCAACTCGCGGCGGCGCCGACAACGACGAAGTCAAGATTGGATCGCAAGTCGCTGTCGAATTGAGCCTACACAACCGCAGCCGCATTCCCGTGCTTTGGGTTCTAGTTGAAGACCTGCTGCCGCGTTGGACGACAACGACGGAACATCCGACGCTTGCCGTCGAAGGTGACCGAGTCGGCGTGATGCTGCTGTGGCCCGATGAAACGCGAACGATGAACTACGAAGTCAAATGCCATCGCCGCGGCTATTTTCAAATCGGTCCGACCGTGCTGGAGACCGGTGACATGATGGGACTGTACCGTCGGTATCGCGTCGGCACCGAGCCTCAGTTTGTCACCGTGCTTCCCGAGGTCGTTCCGCTGACCAGCTATGAGATCGGTTCACGTCGTCCCATCGGTGAAATCCGCATGCGTGCGAATGTGATGGACGACCCGACTCGCTTGCGGGGAATCCGGCAATGGCAGATCGGTGACCCGATGCGAAGCGTCCACTGGGCCGCAACGGCGCGAACCGGTGTGCTGCACAGCAAGATCTACGAACCATCATCGATCGTCGGTGCGACGCTGCTGTTGGACTTGCACGAATCGACCAACCCCAGCAAGCAAGAACCGTATCGCGTCGACTTAGCCGTCACGGCCGCCGCATCGATCGCCGCGGCACTGCACGATTCCGGTGAACCGTTCGGGCTGGCAACCAACGGTCGCGATGCTTCGGATCGTGTTCGCGAAGAAGGTTGGACAGGCGACCACCGCGTCCGCGGCGCAGCAGCCGAAGCAGCGTCGATGCGAGAAGAAAGCGATCGACTGCGACCTGTACTGATCGCACCTGGTCGCGGTCCCGTTCAATTCAAAGAAGTGCATCGCACCTTGGCTCGCTTGGAACGAACCAGCGGATTAACGTTCGCGGAATTCTTGATCGAGTGTGAATCACGAATTTCGTCGGAGACCACGATGCTTGTGATCGTGCAGGACACGCCTCCCGAAACGATCGCATCGCTCGTATCGTTGTCGCGCCGCGGCCGAGCTGTGGCCGTGATCATCAACACACACGACATCAACGACTACAGCGCATCGGCGGGCCCATTGATCGCTAGCCGCATCCCCACGTTTCACCTAGCATCCAAAGAAGCGATCGCCGAAGTGTGCCGTCAAACGCTTGTCCGGTAA
- the tyrS gene encoding tyrosine--tRNA ligase — MPETNLLDDLRWRGLIHQCTDEAGLGKLLASGPQTVYIGFDPTASSLHVGSLMQLMMLRRFQKAGHRPIALVGGATGMIGDPSGKSEERNLLSAEQLQENVDGVAAQMRMLLDFTGTDGAMLLNNFDWMQGYSYLEFLRDVGKNFPVGAMMGKESVRSRLESEAGLSYTEFSYMLLQAYDFVHLSKTHGCSIQAGGSDQWGNITAGIDLGRRMLGKQLFGVTAPLLTTGDGKKMGKTEKGAIWLDPNRTSPYEFYQYWKTVDDADVMRCIAYLTEIQRDEYDALAEATASDPGKRAAQIRLAQWITTLLHGDEGLKTAERASDILFGGEIGEATDASLGAIFADVPSSDVERSKLDGEGYWIVEALQTAGLVSSGGEARRGIKEGGVYVNNIRVTDEQQRLTTSDLASETVMVLRKGKRKYALLRFT; from the coding sequence ATGCCTGAAACAAACTTGCTAGACGACCTGAGATGGCGCGGACTGATTCACCAATGCACCGACGAGGCGGGGTTGGGCAAATTGCTGGCCTCGGGACCGCAAACGGTCTACATCGGATTTGATCCGACGGCGTCCAGTTTGCACGTCGGTTCGTTGATGCAGTTGATGATGCTGCGCCGTTTTCAAAAAGCCGGGCATCGCCCGATCGCTTTGGTCGGTGGTGCGACGGGCATGATTGGTGATCCGAGCGGAAAAAGCGAAGAACGCAACCTGTTGTCGGCCGAGCAACTGCAAGAGAACGTTGACGGCGTGGCCGCCCAGATGCGGATGCTGCTGGACTTCACCGGAACCGATGGAGCGATGTTGCTGAACAATTTTGATTGGATGCAGGGTTATTCTTACTTGGAATTTTTGCGTGACGTGGGTAAGAACTTTCCCGTTGGCGCGATGATGGGCAAAGAGTCGGTGCGGTCACGTTTGGAAAGCGAAGCCGGACTTAGCTACACCGAATTCAGTTACATGCTGTTGCAAGCGTACGACTTTGTGCATCTGTCGAAGACGCACGGTTGTTCGATCCAAGCCGGCGGCAGTGACCAATGGGGCAACATCACAGCCGGTATCGATTTGGGACGACGCATGTTGGGCAAGCAATTGTTCGGCGTGACGGCGCCGTTGCTGACGACTGGCGACGGTAAGAAGATGGGGAAAACGGAAAAGGGTGCGATCTGGTTGGATCCGAATCGAACGAGTCCCTATGAATTTTATCAGTACTGGAAAACGGTCGACGATGCCGACGTGATGCGCTGTATCGCTTACCTAACGGAGATCCAACGGGACGAGTACGACGCGTTGGCGGAAGCAACAGCGTCCGATCCGGGCAAACGCGCGGCACAGATTCGGTTGGCCCAGTGGATTACCACGTTGCTGCACGGCGACGAAGGTTTGAAGACGGCCGAACGCGCCTCGGATATCCTGTTCGGCGGCGAGATCGGCGAAGCAACCGATGCTTCGCTAGGTGCAATCTTTGCGGATGTCCCCAGTAGCGATGTCGAGCGAAGTAAGCTCGATGGTGAGGGCTACTGGATCGTCGAAGCCTTGCAGACCGCCGGCTTGGTTTCCAGCGGCGGTGAGGCCCGTCGTGGAATCAAAGAAGGTGGCGTGTATGTCAACAACATTCGCGTTACCGACGAACAACAACGATTGACGACCTCGGATTTGGCAAGCGAGACCGTCATGGTGCTGCGGAAAGGCAAACGGAAGTATGCGTTGCTGAGGTTCACGTAA
- the ispD gene encoding 2-C-methyl-D-erythritol 4-phosphate cytidylyltransferase, producing the protein MQDPSHQPPTLGSIAVVMPAAGSGTRFGSEHNKLFATLAGKPLWFRSAERLASSALVGRIVMPVSDTDHAAFENEFSDLVAELRIEIVRGGDQRYDSVWAGIQAIGDDPQVRWIAVHDAARPLVSEADLAAVFATASQSGSAILASPVPGTIRREIRISGQTARTETVDRRDLYVALTPQVFDAGVLRNAYQKHNGRPATDDAELVERIGHAVAIVRGSADNLKITYPEDLAVAEAIFARQTKKHDA; encoded by the coding sequence GTGCAAGATCCCTCTCACCAGCCGCCAACCCTGGGTTCGATCGCCGTTGTGATGCCGGCCGCAGGCAGCGGGACTCGATTCGGCAGCGAACACAACAAGTTATTCGCGACCTTGGCGGGCAAGCCGCTGTGGTTTCGATCGGCCGAACGTCTCGCGTCGTCGGCACTGGTCGGCCGCATCGTGATGCCGGTGTCTGATACCGATCATGCAGCCTTCGAGAACGAGTTTTCCGATCTGGTCGCCGAGCTTCGAATCGAAATCGTTCGTGGGGGTGACCAACGCTATGACAGCGTCTGGGCGGGGATCCAGGCGATCGGCGACGATCCCCAAGTTCGCTGGATCGCTGTCCACGATGCGGCCCGTCCGCTGGTCAGCGAAGCCGATCTGGCCGCCGTTTTTGCGACGGCGTCCCAGTCAGGGTCGGCAATTTTAGCGTCTCCGGTACCTGGGACGATTCGCCGCGAAATTCGAATTTCTGGCCAAACGGCGCGAACCGAAACGGTCGATCGCCGTGACTTGTACGTGGCGCTGACACCCCAGGTTTTCGACGCCGGGGTGTTACGAAACGCATATCAAAAGCACAATGGTCGACCGGCGACCGACGATGCGGAGTTGGTCGAACGGATCGGGCATGCCGTCGCGATCGTTCGCGGCAGCGCCGACAACTTGAAGATCACTTACCCCGAAGACCTGGCGGTCGCCGAAGCGATTTTCGCTCGGCAAACAAAGAAGCACGATGCCTGA
- a CDS encoding DNA translocase FtsK, producing MSALPIDSSDENERQPNLTRDIAAIGLVAATLIMLVSVVTRNAADPVSEPFWPISEFYTPDAVVYPANEAISNACGYWGALLSSALFDAVGLATALVVAAMGGVATALLIRGKLNAPVLRSLGGTITIVGAATAAALSPIALEGMPVVGAGGYLGAMTSTWLLEHFAPAGGWILTLTTLAVGLLLTTDYALLYAGRKIVARGANASRLGMQRAAGALPARRSRQPFTDLEQPITLDAEAIAEDAASDSVADSSRVDVVDPDRPNDGPKIKFNRAKRLGMVGAAAATAAGLAAAATGALSPSTESAATGDGDYEGDEYDDGDWEDEEEELQAEAPAPTRDVEFEGETVTLRQDGPEDVPKPKSEPKVRAPKAKAKRDPRQEFLNSVKESAPKGIEDYRLPPLELLRQSDDISYEDQLQEVRRKAHILEETFKDFGFNIRVVEIETGPVIAQYEIELEAGLRLSKITGLSDDLAIALRVPSVRIVAPIPGKNTVGIEVPNETRQVVMLRDVIEESDTRSAKMNIPVFLGKDVSGNPMVVDLAKMPHLLIAGRTGTGKSVCLNTIISSILMCCRPDEVRMLMIDPKMVELSGYGRLPHLMHPVITDMRKAEAILAWAVEKMEERYSLLAKVGVRHINSFNDLGREEILRRLEVDEADGAGDVPDKLPFIVIIADEMADLMMTAGKDVETHIIRLAQKSRAVGIHLILATQKPTVDVITGLIKSNLPARLSFQVASKTDSRVVLDENGADKLLGNGDMLFLWPGTSTLIRGQGTYLSDDEIDAVCAHCSQSEQNFVGELMELKVDAEGEPGEGTSMDAIKKRDELYDSAIEVVIREGRGSCSLLQRCLGIGYGRAAKLIDFMAEDGIVGDYNGSKAREVVMTMPQWQALQGLDVEEEPEEDVEADEDVQEDDDEEYVEEEQSGEGDEGDGEYEDYDDED from the coding sequence ATGTCGGCCCTTCCCATCGATTCATCTGACGAGAACGAACGACAGCCCAACCTGACTCGCGACATCGCCGCGATCGGTTTGGTGGCTGCCACGTTGATCATGTTGGTTTCCGTCGTCACGCGAAATGCGGCCGATCCGGTCAGCGAACCGTTCTGGCCGATCAGCGAGTTCTACACGCCCGATGCCGTCGTCTATCCCGCCAACGAAGCGATCTCGAACGCTTGCGGATACTGGGGAGCACTATTGTCATCGGCGCTCTTTGACGCGGTCGGATTGGCAACGGCTTTGGTGGTTGCGGCCATGGGCGGCGTTGCGACGGCGCTGCTGATTCGCGGGAAACTCAACGCGCCCGTGCTGCGCTCGCTTGGCGGGACGATCACGATCGTGGGTGCGGCAACGGCCGCGGCGCTTTCGCCGATAGCGCTCGAAGGAATGCCGGTGGTGGGCGCGGGCGGCTACCTGGGAGCAATGACGTCGACGTGGTTGCTGGAGCACTTTGCACCGGCCGGCGGTTGGATCCTTACGCTGACCACGCTGGCCGTCGGGTTGCTGCTTACCACCGACTATGCGCTTTTGTATGCAGGTCGAAAGATCGTGGCGCGAGGCGCCAATGCGTCTCGCCTGGGCATGCAGCGAGCCGCTGGTGCATTGCCGGCACGCCGATCGCGTCAACCATTCACGGACTTGGAACAACCGATCACACTGGACGCCGAAGCGATCGCCGAGGATGCGGCGTCAGATTCGGTCGCCGATTCATCGCGCGTGGACGTGGTCGATCCAGACCGTCCCAACGACGGGCCGAAAATTAAGTTCAACCGCGCCAAGCGGCTGGGCATGGTCGGCGCTGCGGCTGCCACCGCAGCCGGGCTCGCTGCTGCGGCAACCGGCGCGCTATCGCCATCGACCGAGTCGGCTGCGACCGGTGACGGTGACTATGAAGGTGACGAGTACGACGACGGCGACTGGGAAGACGAAGAGGAAGAACTGCAGGCGGAAGCACCGGCTCCCACGCGAGACGTCGAGTTTGAAGGCGAGACGGTCACCCTTCGCCAGGACGGTCCGGAAGATGTTCCAAAGCCCAAGTCCGAACCGAAAGTCCGCGCGCCCAAGGCGAAAGCCAAGCGGGATCCGCGGCAAGAGTTTCTTAACTCTGTCAAAGAATCCGCGCCAAAGGGCATCGAGGACTACCGCCTTCCACCGTTGGAATTGCTGCGTCAAAGCGACGACATCAGTTACGAAGACCAGCTGCAAGAGGTCCGCCGGAAGGCACACATTCTGGAAGAGACGTTCAAGGACTTTGGTTTCAATATTCGCGTCGTCGAGATCGAAACCGGCCCGGTTATCGCGCAGTACGAAATCGAATTGGAAGCCGGTCTGCGGCTGAGCAAGATCACGGGACTGTCCGACGACTTGGCTATCGCGCTGCGGGTTCCCAGCGTTCGAATCGTGGCGCCGATCCCGGGCAAGAACACCGTCGGCATCGAAGTGCCCAACGAGACTCGCCAAGTGGTGATGCTTCGCGATGTGATCGAAGAATCCGACACGCGCAGTGCCAAGATGAATATTCCCGTCTTCCTTGGCAAAGACGTGTCGGGCAATCCGATGGTCGTCGACTTGGCGAAGATGCCTCACCTGTTGATCGCCGGTCGAACGGGTACGGGGAAGTCGGTGTGTTTGAACACGATCATCTCGTCCATTCTGATGTGCTGTCGACCGGACGAGGTGCGGATGTTGATGATCGACCCCAAGATGGTCGAGTTGTCGGGTTACGGACGGTTGCCGCACCTGATGCACCCGGTGATCACCGACATGCGCAAGGCCGAAGCGATCTTGGCGTGGGCGGTCGAGAAGATGGAAGAACGCTATTCGCTGCTGGCCAAGGTCGGTGTCCGTCATATCAACAGTTTCAACGATCTGGGTCGCGAAGAAATTCTGCGACGTTTGGAAGTTGACGAAGCTGACGGCGCCGGCGACGTGCCGGACAAGCTGCCGTTCATCGTCATCATCGCCGACGAAATGGCCGACTTGATGATGACGGCGGGCAAGGATGTGGAAACTCACATCATTCGATTAGCGCAGAAAAGCCGTGCAGTCGGAATCCACTTGATTTTGGCGACTCAGAAACCAACGGTCGACGTCATCACGGGTTTGATCAAGAGTAACCTGCCGGCCCGATTAAGTTTTCAAGTGGCGTCGAAGACGGACAGCCGCGTTGTGTTAGACGAAAACGGCGCCGACAAGTTGCTGGGCAACGGCGACATGCTGTTCCTGTGGCCGGGCACCAGCACCTTGATTCGCGGCCAAGGTACCTATCTTTCGGATGACGAAATCGATGCGGTGTGTGCTCACTGTAGCCAGAGTGAGCAGAACTTTGTCGGCGAGTTGATGGAGTTGAAAGTGGATGCCGAAGGCGAGCCCGGCGAGGGCACGTCGATGGATGCGATCAAGAAACGCGACGAACTGTATGACAGTGCGATCGAGGTCGTCATTCGCGAAGGTCGCGGTTCGTGTTCGCTGCTGCAGCGATGCTTGGGGATCGGCTACGGCCGCGCCGCAAAGCTGATCGACTTCATGGCCGAGGACGGAATCGTCGGAGACTACAACGGCAGCAAGGCTCGCGAAGTCGTGATGACGATGCCCCAGTGGCAGGCTCTGCAGGGCTTGGATGTCGAAGAAGAACCGGAAGAAGACGTCGAAGCCGATGAGGATGTCCAGGAGGATGACGACGAGGAATACGTCGAAGAGGAACAGTCCGGCGAAGGCGACGAGGGCGACGGAGAATACGAGGATTACGACGACGAAGATTAA